One Denticeps clupeoides chromosome 3, fDenClu1.1, whole genome shotgun sequence DNA window includes the following coding sequences:
- the LOC114785878 gene encoding regulator of G-protein signaling 5, with protein MCKGLSHLPASCLEKAKGMRVKLSHLADKQDWTHKHKPQEETAIQDLESLLNNKMGLQAFRWFLRSEFSEENLEFWLACQEYRSTPRCMLGSKAESIYRQFINADAPQEVNLDAETRESLSVALERPGADAFARAQSSIYALMAKDSFPRFLRSQVRQEASRAS; from the exons ATGTGCAAGGGACTGTCCCACCTACCAGCATCATGCCTGGAGAA ggccAAAGGCATGCGGGTGAAGCTGAGCCACCTGGCGGACAAGCAGGACTGGACTCATAAACACAA GCCCCAAGAAGAGACGGCGATTCAGGATCTGGAGTCGCTGCTCAATAACAAGA TGGGTTTGCAGGCGTTCCGCTGGTTCCTGCGTTCCGAGTTCTCAGAGGAGAACCTGGAGTTCTGGTTGGCCTGCCAGGAGTACAGGAGCACACCACGGTGCATGCTGGGGAGCAAGGCCGAGAGCATCTACAGGCAGTTCATCAACGCCGACGCCCCGCAGGAG GTGAACCTGGACGCCGAGACCCGCGAGAGCCTCAGCGTTGCGCTGGAGAGGCCCGGCGCCGACGCGTTCGCCCGGGCCCAGAGCAGCATCTACGCGCTGATGGCCAAAGACTCGTTTCCCCGCTTCCTGCGCTCCCAGGTCCGGCAGGAAGCCTCGAGGGCCTCCTGA